The Planococcus sp. MB-3u-03 nucleotide sequence AGACGACACGAAACGCCATGAAGCTACCGTAAATGAACTGACGATTGAGGAACGGCTGCTGCGACTGATTCAGCATCAGCAACAAACCATTGATCAGATGGCGCAAAGTATTCAAAAGCAAGAAGAGCAAAATGGGCAGATTTTAAAGGAAGTGAAAATGCTGAAAGGGAGTTTGCAGCCACTGGATGCCCCTTCGTCCGATCAACCAAAGATAGAGAGCGCAGAATCGTTCTCACAGGAGCCAGAAAGCGAACCAGAAACGGTCATGCCTAAAAAAGACACCCGAGGTTTATGGGCAAGGATCTGGAACAAATAAGAGACTCTATTTTAGCGAAAACGAATGTAACTTATGTGCAGTTAAGTTACATTCACAGAGTGTTTTCTGCAAAAAGAAAT carries:
- a CDS encoding MerR family transcriptional regulator, which gives rise to MAFHAPEDIAMVLNIKPSTLRKYSLLLEQSGYSFKKNAQGHRWYSDTDLMALRKFITLKDSGGMTLEDSAEAVFLWSKTESIARQATLSTAIQDDTKRHEATVNELTIEERLLRLIQHQQQTIDQMAQSIQKQEEQNGQILKEVKMLKGSLQPLDAPSSDQPKIESAESFSQEPESEPETVMPKKDTRGLWARIWNK